In one Grus americana isolate bGruAme1 chromosome 1, bGruAme1.mat, whole genome shotgun sequence genomic region, the following are encoded:
- the LOC129206391 gene encoding poly(U)-specific endoribonuclease-like isoform X2 codes for MADGKALNHELSKLFNEMWDMDVNRLTPGKDYTIDLQGKAGAAQQGDSAVQDSAARHLFRNVNEEHLKSIKTFATFISLLDNYETSTGVAEVVTPEEIVENNCFLDAILATEVMKLAHEYLLKKNLAKPNLADFKYQLYDIWFQLYSRKEGDRPDSCGFEHVFVGETRHGKQILGLHNWVQFYLQEKRNQIDYKGYVTRKNKTRPDKDDQVLNIQFSWKGSVKPIGSTFIGVSPEFEFALYTVIFLLAEERVTRETVKIEQYDLQMVVCRHGHHIGTAYPVLLSTSSED; via the exons ATGGCTGATGG GAAGGCCTTAAATCATGAACTTTCTAAACTTTTCAATGAGATGTGGGATATGGATGTTAACCGCCTTACACCTGGGAAAGACTACACAATTGATTTGCAG GGAAAAGCAGGTGCCGCACAGCAAGGTGACAGTGCTGTCCAGGACAGTGCAGCCAGACATCTGTTTCGCAACGTAAATGAAGAACACCTGAAGAGCATAAAAACTTTTGCAA cCTTTATTTCCTTATTGGACAACTATGAGACATCAACCGGTGTAGCAGAAGTAGTGACTCCAGAAGAAATAGTTGAAAACAATTGTTTTCTTGATGCTATCTTAGCGACAGAAGTCATGAAA CTAGCTCATGAatatctgcttaaaaaaaacctagcAAAGCCAAACCTTGCCGATTTCAAGTATCAGCTGTATGACATCTGGTTCCAGCTCTATTCCAGGAAAGAAGGAGACAG ACCTGATTCTTGTGGTTTTGAACATGTTTTTGTTGGAGAAACAAGGCATGGTAAACAGATCTTAGGTTTACACAACTGGGTGCAATTTTACCTTCAGGAAAAGCGCAACCAAATTGACTACAAGGGATATGTCACTCGGAAGAACAAAACCAGG CCTGACAAAGATGACCAAGTTTTGAACATCCAGTTCAGCTGGAAAGGCTCGGTCAAGCCAATTGGAAGTACCTTTATTGGTGTCAGCCCGGAGTTTGAATTTGCCCTTTACACTGTCATTTTCCTGCTGGCTGAAGAAAGAGTCACACGTGAAACAGTGAAGATAGAACAGTATGACCTACAGATGGTTGTTTGCCGCCATGGGCACCATATTGGAACAGCATATCCAGTACTCCTCAGCACCAGTAGTGAAGACTAG
- the LOC129206391 gene encoding poly(U)-specific endoribonuclease-A-like isoform X1, translated as MEFAIGRRTQKALNHELSKLFNEMWDMDVNRLTPGKDYTIDLQGKAGAAQQGDSAVQDSAARHLFRNVNEEHLKSIKTFATFISLLDNYETSTGVAEVVTPEEIVENNCFLDAILATEVMKLAHEYLLKKNLAKPNLADFKYQLYDIWFQLYSRKEGDRPDSCGFEHVFVGETRHGKQILGLHNWVQFYLQEKRNQIDYKGYVTRKNKTRPDKDDQVLNIQFSWKGSVKPIGSTFIGVSPEFEFALYTVIFLLAEERVTRETVKIEQYDLQMVVCRHGHHIGTAYPVLLSTSSED; from the exons ATGGAATTTGCCATTGGCAGGAGGACGCA GAAGGCCTTAAATCATGAACTTTCTAAACTTTTCAATGAGATGTGGGATATGGATGTTAACCGCCTTACACCTGGGAAAGACTACACAATTGATTTGCAG GGAAAAGCAGGTGCCGCACAGCAAGGTGACAGTGCTGTCCAGGACAGTGCAGCCAGACATCTGTTTCGCAACGTAAATGAAGAACACCTGAAGAGCATAAAAACTTTTGCAA cCTTTATTTCCTTATTGGACAACTATGAGACATCAACCGGTGTAGCAGAAGTAGTGACTCCAGAAGAAATAGTTGAAAACAATTGTTTTCTTGATGCTATCTTAGCGACAGAAGTCATGAAA CTAGCTCATGAatatctgcttaaaaaaaacctagcAAAGCCAAACCTTGCCGATTTCAAGTATCAGCTGTATGACATCTGGTTCCAGCTCTATTCCAGGAAAGAAGGAGACAG ACCTGATTCTTGTGGTTTTGAACATGTTTTTGTTGGAGAAACAAGGCATGGTAAACAGATCTTAGGTTTACACAACTGGGTGCAATTTTACCTTCAGGAAAAGCGCAACCAAATTGACTACAAGGGATATGTCACTCGGAAGAACAAAACCAGG CCTGACAAAGATGACCAAGTTTTGAACATCCAGTTCAGCTGGAAAGGCTCGGTCAAGCCAATTGGAAGTACCTTTATTGGTGTCAGCCCGGAGTTTGAATTTGCCCTTTACACTGTCATTTTCCTGCTGGCTGAAGAAAGAGTCACACGTGAAACAGTGAAGATAGAACAGTATGACCTACAGATGGTTGTTTGCCGCCATGGGCACCATATTGGAACAGCATATCCAGTACTCCTCAGCACCAGTAGTGAAGACTAG
- the LOC129206373 gene encoding lactosylceramide 4-alpha-galactosyltransferase-like, with amino-acid sequence MSNCLPKLTTGLLSHRLGVLFILAISFVFLTSVMFYWRSEEDAEGQFYSWPTQFLPYLPHPTTSGPPPPPGDVFFVETSERTDPSYLFTCSVESAARTHPGTRVVVLMKGLPSGNASLPNHWALSLLSGFPNVEIRPLDLPELFAGTPLAKWYLQPEHQKEPYYLPVLSDACRITIMWKFGGIYLDTDFIVLRNLKNLTNALGMQSQDVLNGAFLSFTPKHEFMTLCMQDFVDNYNGWIWAHQGPGLLTRVFKKWCSISNIQNNMNCKGVRALSPEAFYPIRWEDWKKLFDTISSSELHSLLKNTYALHVWNKLSHGTKLEITSQALLAQLYSQFCPATYVKMKEDSGEP; translated from the coding sequence AACTGACCACAGGGCTGCTGAGCCACAGGCTCGGGGTTCTGTTTATCCTCGCCATTTCATTTGTGTTCTTGACCTCTGTCATGTTCTACTGGAGAAGTGAGGAGGATGCTGAGGGCCAGTTCTACAGCTGGCCTACACAGTTTTTGCCTtaccttccccatcccaccaccagTGGGCCCCCTCCTCCACCAGGGGACGTGTTTTTTGTGGAGACCTCGGAGCGAACTGACCCAAGTTACCTGTTCACATGCTCTGTGGAGTCAGCAGCCAGGACGCACCCTGGGACAAGGGTCGTGGTGCTCATGAAAGGTTTGCCTAGTGGGAACGCCTCATTACCCAACCACTGGGCATTATCCTTGCTCAGCGGCTTCCCCAATGTGGAAATCCGGCCCCTGGACTTGCCAGAGCTTTTCGCAGGGACGCCTCTGGCAAAGTGGTACTTGCAGCCTGAGCACCAGAAGGAACCTTATTACTTACCCGTCCTTTCTGATGCCTGCAGAATTACCATCATGTGGAAGTTTGGTGGCATCTACCTGGACACAGACTTCATTGTGCTTAGGAACTTGAAGAACCTCACCAATGCCCTTGGTATGCAGTCTCAGGATGTACTGAATGGGGCCTTTCTGTCTTTTACACCCAAGCATGAGTTCATGACGCTTTGCATGCAGGACTTTGTGGATAACTACAATGGCTGGATCTGGGCGCACCAGGGCCCAGGACTCTTAACGCGTGTCTTCAAGAAGTGGTGCTCCATCAGTAATATCCAGAACAACATGAACTGCAAAGGAGTGCGTGCTCTCTCCCCAGAAGCCTTTTATCCTATTCGCTGGGAGGACTGGAAGAAGTTATTCGATACAATCAGCTCCTCGGAGCTTCACAGTCTCCTTAAGAACACCTATGCATTGCACGTATGGAACAAACTGAGCCACGGGACAAAGCTAGAGATCACGTCCCAGGCTTTGCTGGCTCAGCTGTATTCTCAGTTCTGCCCTGCCACATATGTGAAGATGAAGGAGGACTCTGGAGAGCCGTAA